A genomic segment from Comamonas terrigena NBRC 13299 encodes:
- the mog gene encoding molybdopterin adenylyltransferase, whose amino-acid sequence MNEPVHQAPAADPVKIGIVSISDRASSGVYEDKGLPALQDWLGRALHNPITFAARLIPDEQATISQTLVELVDAGCSLVLTTGGTGPALRDVTPEATLAVADKEMPGFGEQMRQISLAFVPTAILSRQVAVVRGNCLIINLPGQPKAIAETLEGLKDAEGVQKVHGIFAAVPYCIDLIGGPYLETQDSVCKAFRPKNAVRVRAA is encoded by the coding sequence ATGAATGAGCCGGTGCACCAGGCGCCTGCCGCCGATCCGGTGAAGATCGGCATTGTCTCCATCAGCGACCGCGCCAGCAGCGGGGTCTACGAGGACAAAGGCCTGCCGGCACTGCAGGACTGGCTGGGCCGTGCGCTGCACAACCCCATCACCTTCGCCGCGCGCCTGATCCCCGACGAGCAGGCCACCATCAGCCAGACCCTGGTGGAACTGGTGGATGCCGGCTGCAGCCTGGTGCTGACCACCGGCGGCACCGGCCCGGCGCTGCGCGATGTGACGCCCGAAGCCACGCTGGCCGTGGCCGACAAAGAAATGCCCGGCTTTGGCGAGCAGATGCGCCAAATCAGCCTGGCCTTTGTGCCCACGGCCATTCTCTCGCGCCAGGTGGCGGTGGTCCGCGGCAACTGCCTGATCATCAACCTGCCCGGCCAGCCCAAGGCGATCGCCGAGACGCTGGAAGGCCTAAAGGACGCCGAGGGCGTGCAGAAGGTGCATGGCATCTTTGCCGCCGTGCCCTATTGCATCGACCTGATTGGCGGCCCCTACCTGGAGACCCAGGACAGCGTCTGCAAGGCTTTCCGCCCCAAGAACGCGGTGCGCGTGCGCGCCGCCTGA
- a CDS encoding EamA family transporter, with the protein MSRADWLSALIVIVVWGLNFVVMKWGLATLSPLLLCALRFVAASLPFLLFVRPPRNLSWGLLAAYGLVQGVGQFGLLFTGMKLGMPAGMASVVLQTQAFITMLMAAALLGEKPQRWQWIGLTVAIAGLVLIGAAHGDGASQMTLLGFLFTVGAAAMWASSNLLTRMAAKQGPYEPVSFIVWTSLFPIVPLLLLSLWLDGADQVAQQLQAIGVRELGVIAYLAFLSTLLGYGLWTRLLQRYAASTVAPLSLLVPVIGLLSAMLLLGEFPTALQWLGTAGVLLGMVVNQFGGKWLRR; encoded by the coding sequence ATGTCCCGCGCCGACTGGCTCAGCGCTCTCATCGTCATCGTGGTCTGGGGGCTGAACTTTGTGGTGATGAAGTGGGGCCTGGCCACGCTCTCGCCCTTGCTGCTGTGCGCGCTGCGCTTTGTCGCGGCATCGCTGCCGTTTCTGCTGTTCGTGCGCCCGCCGCGCAATCTGTCCTGGGGGCTGCTGGCCGCCTACGGCCTGGTGCAAGGGGTGGGGCAGTTCGGCCTGCTGTTCACCGGCATGAAGCTGGGCATGCCGGCCGGCATGGCCTCTGTGGTGCTGCAGACCCAGGCCTTCATCACCATGCTGATGGCCGCTGCGCTGCTGGGCGAAAAGCCGCAGCGCTGGCAGTGGATCGGCCTGACGGTGGCCATTGCCGGCCTGGTGCTGATTGGCGCGGCCCATGGCGACGGAGCCAGCCAGATGACGCTGCTGGGTTTTCTCTTCACCGTGGGGGCTGCTGCCATGTGGGCCAGCTCCAATCTGCTCACGCGCATGGCCGCCAAGCAGGGGCCGTATGAGCCGGTGTCCTTCATCGTCTGGACCAGCCTGTTTCCCATTGTTCCGCTGCTGCTGCTGTCGCTGTGGCTGGACGGCGCCGACCAGGTGGCGCAGCAGCTGCAGGCCATCGGTGTGCGGGAGCTGGGGGTGATCGCCTACCTGGCCTTCCTTTCCACACTGCTGGGCTATGGCCTGTGGACGCGCCTGCTGCAGCGCTATGCCGCCAGCACCGTGGCGCCGCTGTCCCTGCTGGTGCCGGTGATCGGCCTGCTGTCGGCCATGCTGCTGCTGGGGGAGTTCCCCACGGCCTTGCAGTGGCTGGGGACCGCCGGGGTGCTGCTGGGCATGGTGGTCAACCAGTTCGGCGGGAAATGGCTGCGGCGCTGA
- a CDS encoding GNAT family N-acetyltransferase yields MDIRLLAATDAPALWDFETAHRAYFEQWVQARSARFYTAEGFAEEMEASLQRQQQDQAFHYLMWEGQRLAGRINLTQVRRPYFHSAALGYRVAPDCGGRGLASQAVAAVLHQAFTTHGLQRIEAIARPENPASVRVLCKQGFVQFGHSRRSMELNGQWFDLLHFEAHRPQ; encoded by the coding sequence ATGGACATCCGCCTGCTTGCCGCCACCGACGCCCCTGCGCTCTGGGATTTTGAAACCGCCCACCGCGCCTATTTCGAGCAATGGGTGCAGGCCCGGTCTGCGCGCTTTTACACCGCCGAAGGTTTTGCCGAGGAAATGGAAGCCTCGCTGCAGCGCCAGCAGCAGGACCAGGCTTTCCACTACCTGATGTGGGAGGGCCAGCGCCTGGCCGGCCGCATCAACCTCACCCAGGTGCGGCGTCCCTATTTCCACAGCGCCGCCCTGGGCTACCGCGTGGCACCGGATTGCGGCGGGCGCGGCCTGGCCAGCCAGGCCGTGGCCGCCGTGCTGCACCAGGCGTTCACCACGCACGGTCTGCAGCGCATCGAGGCCATTGCCCGCCCGGAAAACCCGGCCTCCGTGCGGGTGCTGTGCAAGCAGGGCTTTGTCCAGTTCGGCCATTCGCGCCGCAGCATGGAGCTGAACGGCCAATGGTTTGACCTGCTGCACTTCGAGGCGCACCGCCCGCAGTAA
- the pmbA gene encoding metalloprotease PmbA produces the protein MKKPRPSSTSTSSVQADSGFSYRRDFFEGLVDQALAHAKKLGATDAGADASEGCGLSVSVRKGELETVERNRDKSLGVTVYVGQRRGNASTSDFSEEAVKRTVQAAYDIARFTAEDPTAGLPDAEDIALPGTHRDLDLFFPWDVSSEEAARIALECEAAALGTHKRITNSEGASVSAQQSHFFSAHTRGFSGGYASSRHSLSVAPIASLPGRNGEMQRDYWYSSMRDAKELASPEAVGRYAAQRALSRLGSRKIPTTECPVLFESTLASGLLGGFVQAISGGTLYRKSSFLLDSLGKKVFPKHIDIAEDPFILRGKGSSPYDDEGVKVQARKVVDAGRVEGYFLSSYSARKLGMKTTGNAGGSHNLSLTSRLTRAGDDLDAMLKKLGTGLFVIELMGQGVNYVTGDYSRGASGFWVENGQIAFPVQEITIAGNLKDMYQGIEAVGADAYNYGAKTVGSILINRMKVAGS, from the coding sequence ATGAAAAAACCCCGTCCCAGCTCCACAAGCACCAGCAGCGTGCAGGCCGATTCCGGATTCAGCTACCGCCGCGACTTTTTTGAGGGCCTGGTCGACCAGGCGCTGGCACATGCCAAAAAGCTGGGAGCCACCGATGCCGGCGCCGATGCCTCCGAGGGCTGCGGCCTGAGCGTGAGCGTGCGCAAGGGCGAGCTGGAGACGGTGGAACGCAACCGCGACAAGTCGCTGGGCGTGACGGTCTATGTGGGCCAGCGCCGCGGCAACGCCAGCACCTCCGACTTCTCGGAAGAAGCCGTCAAGCGCACGGTGCAGGCCGCCTATGACATCGCCCGCTTCACGGCCGAAGACCCGACCGCCGGTCTGCCCGACGCCGAAGACATTGCCCTGCCCGGCACCCACCGCGATCTGGACCTGTTCTTCCCCTGGGACGTGAGCAGCGAAGAAGCCGCACGCATCGCCCTGGAATGCGAAGCGGCCGCCCTGGGCACGCACAAGCGCATCACCAACAGCGAAGGCGCCAGCGTCTCGGCCCAGCAAAGCCATTTCTTCAGTGCCCACACCCGGGGCTTCAGCGGCGGCTATGCCAGCTCGCGCCACAGCCTGTCGGTGGCGCCGATTGCCTCGCTGCCCGGCCGGAACGGCGAGATGCAGCGCGATTACTGGTACAGCTCCATGCGCGATGCCAAGGAACTGGCATCGCCCGAGGCCGTGGGCCGCTATGCCGCCCAGCGCGCCCTGAGCCGCCTGGGCAGCCGCAAGATCCCCACCACCGAATGCCCGGTGCTGTTCGAGTCCACGCTGGCATCCGGCCTGCTGGGCGGTTTTGTGCAGGCCATCAGCGGCGGCACGCTCTACCGCAAGAGCAGCTTCTTGCTGGATTCCCTGGGCAAGAAGGTTTTTCCCAAGCACATCGACATCGCGGAAGACCCCTTCATCCTGCGCGGCAAGGGCAGCTCGCCCTATGACGACGAAGGTGTGAAGGTGCAGGCGCGCAAGGTGGTGGACGCCGGCCGGGTGGAAGGCTATTTCCTGTCCAGCTACTCGGCACGCAAGCTGGGCATGAAGACCACCGGCAATGCGGGCGGATCGCACAACCTGAGCCTGACCTCGCGCCTGACCCGCGCGGGCGACGACCTGGACGCCATGCTGAAGAAGCTGGGCACCGGCCTGTTCGTGATCGAGCTGATGGGCCAGGGCGTGAACTACGTGACCGGCGACTATTCGCGCGGCGCCAGCGGCTTCTGGGTGGAAAACGGCCAGATCGCCTTCCCGGTGCAGGAGATCACCATCGCCGGCAACCTGAAGGACATGTACCAGGGCATCGAAGCCGTGGGCGCCGATGCCTACAACTACGGTGCCAAGACCGTGGGCTCCATCCTGATCAACCGCATGAAGGTGGCCGGCAGCTGA
- a CDS encoding acyl-CoA synthetase: MSKYNEHLDRNAANFAPLSPLSFLERTASVYPDRLAIVHGDLRQTWGQTYRRCRQLASALHQAGVGKNDTVAVMLPNTPPMVEAHFGVPMSGAVLNTLNTRLDAETLAFMLDHGEAKVLIVDPEFTALMAKALPLRKSTAPLTVIRVEDALYGDAAVPLGNTTYDDFVAQGDPDFAWELPADEWDAIALNYTSGTTGNPKGVVYHHRGAAINAISNVLEWDMPKHAVYLWTLPMFHCNGWCFPWTVAARAGVNVCLRRVDPQNIFDAIRNHGVTHYCGAPIVQSLLVNAPAAMKQGVPAGVKAMVAGAAPPASMIEGMEAMGFDLTHVYGLTETYGPATVCAQHAEWDQLDIGERARLNARQGVRYHLQRDAQVLDPETMQPVPHDGETMGEIMFKGNIAMKGYLKNPQATDEAFRGGWFHSGDLAVQYPDGYIKIKDRSKDIIISGGENISSIEVEDVLYRHPAVLAAAVVAKPDAKWGETPCAFLEIKAGATVTEADIITHCKQHLAGYKVPRAIVFGELPKTSTGKIQKFELRKLAGSATAIAV, translated from the coding sequence ATGAGCAAGTACAACGAGCACCTGGACCGCAATGCGGCCAACTTTGCGCCCCTCAGCCCGCTGAGCTTTCTGGAGCGCACCGCCAGCGTCTACCCGGACCGCCTGGCCATCGTGCACGGGGATCTGCGCCAGACCTGGGGACAGACCTACCGCCGCTGCCGCCAGCTGGCCAGTGCGCTGCACCAGGCCGGCGTGGGCAAGAACGACACGGTGGCCGTGATGCTGCCCAACACCCCGCCGATGGTGGAGGCTCACTTTGGCGTGCCCATGTCCGGCGCCGTGCTCAACACCCTCAACACCCGACTGGATGCGGAGACCCTGGCCTTCATGCTGGACCACGGCGAAGCCAAGGTGCTGATCGTGGACCCGGAATTCACCGCCCTGATGGCCAAGGCGCTGCCGCTGCGCAAGTCCACCGCCCCGCTGACAGTGATCCGTGTGGAAGACGCGCTGTACGGCGACGCCGCCGTGCCGCTGGGCAACACCACCTACGACGATTTTGTCGCCCAGGGCGATCCGGATTTCGCCTGGGAGCTGCCCGCTGACGAGTGGGATGCGATTGCGCTGAACTACACCAGCGGCACCACCGGCAACCCCAAGGGCGTGGTCTACCACCACCGCGGTGCGGCCATCAACGCCATCAGCAATGTGCTGGAATGGGACATGCCCAAGCATGCGGTCTACCTGTGGACGCTGCCGATGTTCCACTGCAACGGCTGGTGCTTCCCCTGGACCGTGGCCGCGCGCGCAGGTGTCAATGTCTGCCTGCGCCGCGTCGATCCGCAGAATATTTTCGACGCCATCCGCAACCACGGCGTCACCCATTACTGCGGCGCGCCCATCGTGCAGTCGCTGCTGGTGAATGCCCCGGCGGCGATGAAGCAAGGCGTGCCTGCCGGCGTCAAGGCCATGGTGGCCGGCGCCGCGCCCCCTGCCTCGATGATCGAAGGCATGGAAGCCATGGGCTTCGATCTGACCCATGTCTACGGCCTGACCGAAACCTACGGCCCGGCCACCGTCTGCGCCCAGCATGCGGAGTGGGACCAGCTCGACATCGGCGAACGTGCCCGCCTGAATGCCCGCCAGGGCGTGCGCTACCACCTGCAGCGCGATGCCCAGGTGCTGGACCCCGAAACCATGCAGCCTGTGCCGCACGACGGCGAGACCATGGGCGAGATCATGTTCAAGGGCAATATCGCCATGAAGGGCTATCTGAAGAACCCGCAGGCCACGGACGAAGCCTTCCGTGGCGGCTGGTTCCACAGCGGCGACCTGGCGGTGCAGTACCCGGACGGTTATATCAAGATCAAGGACCGCAGCAAGGACATCATCATCTCCGGCGGAGAGAACATCTCGTCCATCGAAGTCGAAGACGTGCTCTACCGCCACCCGGCCGTGCTGGCTGCGGCCGTGGTGGCCAAGCCCGATGCCAAGTGGGGCGAGACGCCCTGCGCCTTCCTGGAGATCAAGGCCGGCGCCACGGTGACCGAGGCCGACATCATCACCCACTGCAAGCAGCACCTGGCCGGCTACAAGGTGCCACGCGCCATCGTGTTTGGCGAGCTGCCCAAGACCAGCACCGGCAAGATCCAGAAGTTCGAGCTGCGCAAGCTGGCGGGCTCGGCCACGGCCATTGCGGTGTGA
- a CDS encoding ABC transporter substrate-binding protein: protein MRQQLTPLAMAICALGLAHGAAQAQFKEPATVKIGFITDMSSLYADVEGKHGATAIQMAIDDFGGKVLGKPIELMTADHQNKADIAASKAREWIDQQDISLVFGGTNSATALAMAQVAAEKKRIFVDNGAGSSALTNEQCTPYTVHYAFDTVALAKGTGQAVVEAGGKSWFFLTADYAFGHALEADTTKIVQANGGKVLGAVKTPLNASDFSSFMLQAQNSKAQILGLANAGGDTVNSIKAAKEFGVTKSMKLAGLLVFFSDIHSLGVKNTEGMQFTAPWYWDMNAESRKFADKFMAKTKRRPSEIQAADYSATMTWLQAVQRAGTLEADKVMAEWKGKPIKDFFGEGVIRPDGRYAHDMYLMEVKSPAESKGTWDYYKIIKKLPADQVWTTKAESKCQYWK, encoded by the coding sequence ATGCGGCAGCAACTCACGCCCTTGGCCATGGCAATCTGTGCACTGGGCCTGGCCCACGGTGCGGCACAGGCCCAGTTCAAGGAACCGGCCACCGTCAAGATCGGCTTCATCACCGACATGTCCAGCCTCTACGCCGACGTGGAAGGCAAGCATGGCGCCACCGCCATCCAGATGGCGATCGATGACTTTGGCGGCAAGGTGCTGGGCAAGCCCATCGAGCTGATGACGGCCGACCACCAGAACAAGGCCGACATCGCCGCCAGCAAGGCACGCGAGTGGATCGACCAGCAGGACATCAGCTTGGTGTTTGGCGGCACCAACAGCGCCACGGCCCTGGCCATGGCCCAGGTGGCCGCCGAGAAGAAGCGCATCTTCGTGGACAACGGCGCCGGCAGCTCGGCCCTGACCAACGAGCAGTGCACGCCCTACACCGTGCACTATGCCTTTGACACCGTGGCCCTGGCCAAGGGCACGGGCCAGGCCGTGGTGGAAGCCGGCGGCAAGAGCTGGTTCTTCCTGACCGCTGACTATGCCTTCGGCCACGCGCTGGAAGCCGACACCACCAAGATCGTTCAGGCCAACGGCGGCAAGGTGCTGGGAGCCGTCAAGACACCGCTGAACGCCAGCGACTTCTCCAGCTTCATGCTGCAGGCACAGAACAGCAAGGCGCAGATCCTGGGCCTGGCGAATGCAGGTGGCGACACCGTCAACTCCATCAAGGCCGCCAAGGAATTCGGCGTCACCAAGAGCATGAAGCTGGCCGGCCTGCTGGTGTTCTTCAGCGACATCCACAGCCTGGGGGTGAAGAACACCGAAGGCATGCAGTTCACCGCCCCCTGGTACTGGGACATGAACGCCGAGTCGCGCAAGTTTGCCGACAAGTTCATGGCCAAGACCAAGCGCCGCCCCAGCGAGATCCAGGCCGCCGACTATTCCGCCACCATGACCTGGCTGCAGGCCGTGCAGCGCGCCGGCACGCTGGAGGCCGACAAGGTGATGGCCGAATGGAAGGGCAAACCCATCAAGGACTTCTTCGGTGAAGGTGTGATCCGCCCCGATGGCCGCTACGCCCACGACATGTACCTGATGGAAGTGAAGTCCCCCGCCGAATCAAAGGGCACCTGGGACTACTACAAGATCATCAAGAAACTGCCCGCCGACCAGGTGTGGACCACCAAGGCCGAGAGCAAGTGCCAGTACTGGAAATGA
- the thiC gene encoding phosphomethylpyrimidine synthase ThiC: MNAPDAIFTPPASNFSGDAPDTARFAELLTQSRQPFPASTKSYLSGAIHPGLRVPVRDIALTNGEQVSVYDTSGPYTDPAAQIDVHQGLASVRGSWIEARGDSEFYVGRQRVALDDGGKRGEEDARVAQLRAEAAALQRQPRRAKSGANVTQMHYARRGIITPEMEYVALRENGRREWMAQYQQDAAREARLAGNSLGAAIPRIITPEFVRDEVARGRAIIPANINHPEIEPMAIGRNFKVKINANIGNSAVTSSIEEEVEKLVWAIRWGADNVMDLSTGRNIHTTRDWIVRNSPVPIGTVPIYQALEKVGGIAEDLTWEIFRDTLVEQAEQGVDYFTIHAGVRLAYIHLTAQRRTGIVSRGGSIMAKWCMAHHRESFLYEHFEDICDIMKQYDVSFSLGDGLRPGCASDANDEAQFAELHTLGELTQTAWKHDVQTMIEGPGHVPMHMIQQNMAEQLKHCHEAPFYTLGPLTIDIAPGYDHIASAIGAAMIGWMGTAMLCYVTPKEHLGLPDRDDVKQGIIAYKIAAHAADVAKGHPGARSRDDALSQARFDFRWEDQFNLGLDPDTARAFHDETLPKDSAKVAHFCSMCGPKFCSMKITQEVRDFAKQQGVAAEQGIAVGMQAKATEFNRAGGDFYIPIASDTTAR; encoded by the coding sequence ATGAACGCCCCTGATGCCATCTTCACCCCCCCTGCGTCCAACTTCTCGGGCGATGCCCCCGACACCGCCCGCTTTGCCGAGCTGCTGACCCAGTCGCGCCAGCCGTTTCCGGCATCCACCAAAAGCTATCTGAGCGGTGCCATCCACCCCGGTCTGCGCGTGCCGGTGCGCGATATCGCACTGACCAATGGTGAACAGGTCAGCGTCTACGACACCTCCGGCCCCTACACCGACCCGGCGGCGCAGATCGACGTGCACCAGGGGCTGGCCAGTGTGCGCGGCAGCTGGATCGAAGCGCGGGGCGACAGCGAGTTCTATGTGGGCCGCCAGCGCGTGGCGCTGGACGATGGGGGCAAGCGCGGCGAGGAAGACGCGCGCGTGGCCCAGCTGCGTGCCGAAGCCGCCGCGCTGCAGCGTCAGCCGCGCCGCGCCAAGAGCGGTGCCAACGTGACCCAGATGCATTACGCCAGGCGCGGCATCATCACCCCCGAGATGGAATACGTGGCGCTGCGTGAAAACGGCCGCCGCGAATGGATGGCGCAGTACCAGCAGGATGCTGCGCGGGAAGCCCGCCTGGCCGGCAACAGCCTGGGCGCCGCCATTCCCAGGATCATCACCCCCGAATTCGTGCGCGACGAAGTGGCCCGCGGCCGCGCCATCATTCCCGCCAACATCAACCACCCCGAAATCGAGCCGATGGCCATCGGTCGCAATTTCAAGGTCAAGATCAACGCCAACATCGGCAACTCGGCCGTCACCTCCAGCATCGAGGAAGAGGTCGAAAAACTGGTCTGGGCCATCCGCTGGGGTGCGGACAACGTGATGGACCTGTCCACCGGCCGAAACATCCACACCACGCGCGACTGGATTGTGCGTAATTCGCCCGTGCCCATCGGCACCGTGCCCATCTACCAGGCGCTGGAAAAAGTCGGCGGCATCGCCGAAGACCTGACCTGGGAAATCTTCCGCGACACCCTGGTCGAGCAGGCCGAGCAGGGCGTGGACTACTTCACCATCCACGCGGGCGTGCGCCTGGCCTATATCCACCTGACGGCGCAGCGCCGCACCGGCATCGTGTCGCGCGGCGGCTCCATCATGGCCAAGTGGTGCATGGCCCACCACCGCGAGAGCTTCCTGTACGAGCATTTCGAAGACATCTGCGACATCATGAAGCAGTACGACGTGAGCTTCTCGCTGGGCGACGGCCTGCGCCCCGGTTGCGCCAGCGATGCCAACGACGAAGCCCAGTTTGCCGAACTGCACACCCTGGGCGAGCTGACCCAGACCGCCTGGAAGCACGATGTGCAGACCATGATCGAAGGCCCCGGCCACGTGCCCATGCACATGATCCAGCAGAACATGGCGGAGCAGCTCAAGCACTGCCATGAAGCGCCGTTCTACACATTGGGCCCGCTGACCATCGACATTGCTCCCGGCTACGACCATATCGCCAGTGCCATCGGCGCGGCCATGATCGGCTGGATGGGCACCGCCATGCTGTGCTATGTCACGCCCAAGGAGCACCTGGGCCTGCCCGACCGGGACGATGTCAAGCAGGGCATCATCGCGTACAAGATCGCGGCCCACGCCGCCGATGTGGCCAAGGGGCATCCGGGCGCACGTTCGCGCGACGATGCACTGAGCCAGGCGCGTTTCGACTTCCGTTGGGAAGACCAGTTTAACCTGGGTCTGGACCCCGACACCGCGCGCGCCTTCCACGACGAAACCCTGCCCAAGGACAGCGCCAAGGTGGCGCATTTCTGCAGCATGTGCGGCCCCAAGTTCTGCTCCATGAAAATCACCCAGGAAGTGCGTGACTTCGCCAAGCAGCAAGGCGTGGCGGCGGAGCAGGGCATTGCCGTGGGCATGCAGGCCAAGGCGACGGAGTTCAACCGGGCCGGCGGGGATTTCTACATCCCCATTGCCTCGGATACCACGGCACGGTAA
- the yjgA gene encoding ribosome biogenesis factor YjgA — MSRKPTKGYFVRGKFVAEGSELDLELKAELKGTWDSTKTDLKRESDALQDLGKELLTLRRGLLERLQLPDKLVEALAEALRITNFEGKRRQMQFIGKQMRKLDEQQIAAIKDALNEQRNGASIGKQQTQIAEHWRDRLIESDDHLGVWMDQFPATDTQQLRALMRQARKDDAAAKAKAAEAEAKGLTPPPATKGRAYRELFQLVRFHITGGEAAEGGDAEDDADE; from the coding sequence ATGTCACGCAAACCCACCAAGGGCTACTTCGTACGAGGCAAGTTCGTCGCCGAAGGCAGCGAACTCGACCTTGAACTGAAGGCCGAACTCAAAGGCACTTGGGATTCCACCAAGACCGACCTCAAGCGCGAAAGCGATGCCCTCCAGGACCTGGGCAAGGAGCTGCTCACGCTGCGCCGCGGCCTGCTGGAGCGCCTGCAACTGCCCGACAAGCTGGTCGAAGCACTGGCCGAAGCGCTGCGCATCACCAACTTCGAAGGCAAGCGCCGCCAGATGCAGTTCATCGGCAAGCAGATGCGCAAGCTCGACGAGCAGCAGATCGCTGCCATCAAGGACGCGCTCAATGAACAACGCAACGGCGCCAGCATCGGCAAGCAGCAGACGCAGATTGCCGAGCACTGGCGCGACCGCCTGATCGAAAGCGACGACCACCTGGGCGTGTGGATGGACCAGTTCCCGGCCACCGACACCCAGCAGCTGCGCGCGCTGATGCGCCAGGCCCGCAAGGACGATGCCGCCGCCAAGGCCAAGGCCGCCGAGGCCGAAGCCAAGGGCCTGACGCCCCCGCCCGCTACCAAGGGCCGCGCCTACCGCGAACTGTTCCAGCTGGTGCGCTTCCACATCACCGGTGGTGAAGCTGCCGAAGGCGGTGACGCCGAGGACGATGCCGATGAATGA
- a CDS encoding multidrug effflux MFS transporter, translating into MKSSIALTLLFALCTMIGPLGIDTYLPSFHAIAQEFAVGPAAVQQTLSAYVLAMAITMLFYGTLSDTFGRQRVLLCAAMGFALTSCVAAFATSIEALIAVRFVQGLTAGAGMVVVRAMVQDRFQGADAQRMMSMVMFCFGLAPALAPIFGGWLQTHGGWRAAFFFLSGFGVLLALLCWRALPETLAPEKRVPLKLRVIAGNYLTALRNGRFRLMVLGLALMAGANSVYISSAAEFILNVLHLEETSFGWLFIPLIGGSMIGSALSGSLAKRIPPRVQKAMGYTFLLAGCASNVLYNAFTDAPVVPWAVLPITCYTLGISLLMPILTLQVMGMFPQMRGLASSLQGFTQMSVFATMAGAVVPHLFHSGLALALGQAITVSLGALIWWWATRTPVPQADRSRVA; encoded by the coding sequence ATGAAATCGTCCATCGCCCTGACCTTGCTGTTTGCCCTGTGCACCATGATCGGTCCACTGGGCATCGACACCTACCTGCCCTCGTTCCACGCCATCGCCCAGGAATTTGCCGTGGGCCCTGCGGCCGTGCAGCAGACGCTGAGCGCCTATGTGCTGGCCATGGCCATCACCATGCTGTTCTACGGCACGCTCAGCGACACCTTCGGCCGCCAGCGCGTGCTGCTGTGTGCGGCCATGGGCTTTGCCCTCACCTCCTGCGTGGCGGCCTTTGCCACCAGCATCGAGGCACTGATTGCCGTGCGCTTTGTCCAGGGCCTGACGGCCGGTGCCGGCATGGTGGTGGTGCGCGCCATGGTGCAGGACCGTTTCCAGGGCGCCGATGCCCAGCGCATGATGAGCATGGTCATGTTCTGCTTTGGCCTGGCCCCGGCGCTGGCGCCGATTTTCGGCGGCTGGCTGCAGACCCATGGCGGCTGGCGCGCAGCGTTCTTCTTTCTGTCCGGCTTTGGCGTGCTGCTGGCCCTGCTGTGCTGGCGTGCGCTGCCGGAAACCCTGGCGCCCGAAAAGCGCGTGCCGCTGAAGCTGCGGGTGATTGCCGGCAATTACCTGACCGCCCTGCGCAACGGCCGCTTTCGGCTGATGGTGCTGGGCCTGGCACTGATGGCCGGCGCCAATTCGGTCTACATCAGCTCGGCGGCGGAATTCATCCTGAACGTGCTGCACCTGGAGGAAACCTCGTTCGGCTGGCTGTTCATCCCGTTGATCGGCGGCTCCATGATCGGCTCGGCCCTGTCCGGCTCGCTGGCCAAGCGCATTCCCCCCCGCGTGCAAAAGGCCATGGGTTACACCTTTTTGCTGGCCGGCTGCGCCAGCAATGTGCTCTACAACGCCTTCACCGATGCGCCCGTGGTGCCCTGGGCCGTGCTGCCCATCACCTGCTACACGCTGGGCATTTCGCTGCTGATGCCCATCCTCACGCTGCAGGTGATGGGCATGTTCCCGCAGATGCGCGGCCTGGCCTCGTCGCTGCAGGGGTTCACGCAGATGAGCGTGTTCGCCACCATGGCCGGCGCCGTGGTACCCCACTTGTTTCACAGCGGCCTGGCCTTGGCGCTGGGCCAGGCCATCACCGTCTCGCTGGGGGCGCTGATCTGGTGGTGGGCCACGCGCACACCGGTCCCGCAGGCCGACCGCAGCCGCGTGGCCTGA